A region from the Rheinheimera mangrovi genome encodes:
- a CDS encoding YbgA family protein, protein MSIQIGVSACVLGQKVRFDAGHKASDFCNSTLAPFVSYVPVCPEQAIGLGVPRPAIRLQLNAAQQVRLVNSKDSSIDHTDTMLQFSQKILPELKQLSGYIVCAKSPSCGMERVRLNDQNGHQLGKVGVGVFTQQLMHSYPWLPVEEDGRLLDSNLRENFVTRIFACHDYQQMLQSGFTVGKLVAFHSRYKFLVMAHSPAAYRELGRLVAQAKLFAPDELAQRYLLDLMQALKQQATRKQQANVLMHLQGFFKKMLSSEAKHELLKLIHKYRQGHLPLLAPLTLLRHHLAQHPHQYVAAQQYLQPFPDELGLRA, encoded by the coding sequence ATGAGTATCCAAATCGGTGTCAGTGCTTGTGTGCTTGGGCAAAAAGTACGTTTTGATGCCGGCCATAAAGCGTCAGACTTTTGTAACAGCACTCTTGCTCCTTTTGTGTCTTATGTACCGGTTTGCCCTGAGCAAGCGATAGGCTTAGGTGTGCCTCGCCCTGCTATCCGGTTGCAGCTCAATGCTGCACAGCAAGTGCGATTGGTCAACAGCAAAGACAGCAGCATTGATCATACAGACACTATGCTTCAGTTTAGCCAAAAGATTTTGCCAGAGCTGAAGCAGCTGTCCGGTTATATTGTCTGTGCTAAATCACCCAGCTGCGGTATGGAACGGGTGCGTTTAAATGATCAAAATGGCCATCAATTGGGCAAGGTTGGTGTTGGGGTTTTTACACAACAACTGATGCATAGTTATCCCTGGTTGCCTGTGGAAGAGGATGGTCGTTTGCTCGATAGCAACCTGAGAGAGAACTTTGTTACGCGGATTTTTGCCTGTCACGACTATCAGCAAATGCTGCAATCCGGTTTTACTGTGGGTAAGTTAGTGGCTTTTCATAGCCGCTATAAATTTTTGGTGATGGCGCATAGCCCAGCGGCGTACCGCGAATTGGGTCGTTTAGTGGCTCAGGCGAAACTCTTTGCTCCTGATGAATTGGCGCAGCGTTATTTGCTGGATTTAATGCAGGCGTTAAAGCAACAAGCGACCCGGAAGCAGCAAGCCAATGTGCTGATGCATTTGCAGGGCTTTTTTAAAAAAATGCTAAGCAGTGAAGCGAAGCATGAGTTGTTGAAGCTGATCCATAAATACCGTCAGGGCCATTTGCCTTTGCTGGCACCTTTAACCTTGTTACGTCACCATTTAGCTCAGCATCCCCATCAGTATGTAGCAGCGCAGCAGTACCTGCAGCCGTTCCCCGATGAGTTGGGGTTACGTGCCTGA
- the phrB gene encoding deoxyribodipyrimidine photo-lyase: MSNTAFSLVWLRNDLRVYDNQALFEACQAGLPVVAIFVATPDSWLKHFMAPMKQDFIRRRVQQLQTELAALNIPLLAIEGSHYSALPELMQQLIDAGAEALYGHTEYELRERERDRKVSATFANAGKACYWFDRKAVMPPGSILSKTGGIYQIFTPFKKTWLTALREAGVRCFPKPKMMPDIKLRLPELPVMKQGDGSSLAYTVDEQQVLEQMRQFCRDKAAFYQTERDFPALDGTSSLSAYLAIGVISAQQCISRLQLEAANDWDREKSGAAVWLSELVWRDFYHHILMAFPELIKHKAFQKDTDGIVWPNNLALFQAWCDGKTGYPIVDAAMRQLNQTGWMHNRLRMIVASFLVKDLHIDWRWGEQYFMSKLIDGDFAANNGGWQWAASTGTDAAPYFRIFNPVTQSERFDPDGVFIKRMLPELAEVPKKQIHWPHPLPMWSDYVKPVADHSKARLKTLELFHTVKKPQDVMDHE, translated from the coding sequence ATGAGTAACACAGCATTTTCTTTAGTCTGGCTGCGTAATGACTTACGTGTCTACGACAATCAGGCCTTATTTGAGGCCTGTCAGGCAGGGTTGCCTGTGGTAGCAATTTTTGTTGCCACACCGGATAGCTGGCTGAAGCATTTTATGGCACCGATGAAACAAGATTTTATTCGTCGTCGTGTGCAACAGTTACAGACTGAACTTGCGGCTTTGAATATCCCTCTACTGGCGATTGAAGGAAGTCATTACTCTGCTCTACCAGAGCTGATGCAGCAGTTGATAGACGCAGGTGCAGAAGCCTTGTACGGCCACACTGAGTACGAACTGCGTGAGCGTGAGCGTGACCGCAAGGTCAGTGCTACTTTTGCTAATGCGGGTAAAGCCTGTTATTGGTTTGACCGCAAAGCTGTGATGCCACCGGGTTCCATACTCAGCAAAACCGGTGGCATTTATCAGATCTTTACGCCATTTAAGAAAACCTGGCTGACAGCTTTGCGTGAAGCTGGTGTGCGCTGTTTTCCTAAACCCAAAATGATGCCGGACATAAAGCTGCGGCTGCCCGAATTGCCTGTGATGAAACAAGGAGATGGCAGCTCGCTGGCTTATACAGTAGATGAGCAGCAGGTTCTTGAGCAGATGCGCCAGTTCTGCCGGGACAAAGCAGCTTTTTATCAAACAGAACGCGACTTTCCGGCCTTGGATGGTACTTCGTCTTTGTCGGCTTATCTGGCGATTGGGGTTATTTCAGCGCAGCAGTGCATTAGTCGGCTGCAACTGGAAGCTGCAAATGACTGGGACAGAGAGAAATCCGGTGCTGCGGTCTGGTTATCTGAGCTGGTGTGGCGGGATTTTTACCATCATATTCTGATGGCTTTTCCAGAGCTGATTAAACACAAAGCCTTTCAAAAAGACACAGATGGCATTGTCTGGCCAAATAATCTTGCGCTGTTTCAAGCCTGGTGTGATGGAAAAACCGGTTATCCGATAGTGGACGCTGCGATGCGCCAACTGAATCAAACTGGCTGGATGCATAACAGACTACGCATGATAGTCGCGAGTTTTCTGGTCAAAGATTTACATATCGACTGGCGCTGGGGTGAACAGTATTTTATGTCGAAGCTGATTGATGGCGATTTTGCGGCCAATAATGGCGGCTGGCAATGGGCGGCTTCAACAGGCACAGATGCAGCGCCTTATTTCCGCATCTTTAATCCTGTCACTCAAAGTGAACGTTTTGACCCGGATGGCGTATTTATAAAACGTATGTTGCCAGAGCTTGCTGAAGTGCCGAAAAAACAAATTCACTGGCCCCATCCTTTGCCTATGTGGAGTGACTATGTCAAACCCGTGGCAGATCACAGTAAAGCCAGACTTAAAACCTTAGAGTTGTTTCACACTGTAAAAAAACCGCAGGATGTAATGGATCATGAATGA
- a CDS encoding nuclear transport factor 2 family protein produces MNENNATERLEHFLDFYNNLSQNNLGSLPQLYADNVEFIDPVHHILGLDQLQQYFSHAYARLSSCHFVATSKIANQDQGCLSWVMTFTHEAIGNGKAISVHGCSVVHWNNEGKIAYHRDYYDLNEMVLQHIPLLGWVTKKIKQKMAKDA; encoded by the coding sequence ATGAATGAAAATAACGCGACGGAACGGCTGGAACATTTTTTAGATTTTTACAATAACTTAAGCCAAAACAACTTGGGTTCCTTGCCACAACTCTATGCTGACAATGTAGAGTTTATTGACCCCGTGCATCATATTCTGGGGCTGGACCAACTGCAGCAGTATTTCTCACACGCTTATGCGCGCTTAAGCAGTTGTCACTTTGTTGCTACCTCAAAAATAGCCAATCAGGATCAAGGCTGCCTGAGTTGGGTGATGACCTTTACTCATGAAGCCATAGGCAATGGCAAAGCCATTTCTGTGCATGGCTGCTCTGTAGTGCACTGGAACAATGAAGGCAAAATTGCCTATCACAGAGATTATTACGATTTAAATGAAATGGTACTGCAGCATATTCCACTGTTGGGCTGGGTCACTAAAAAAATTAAACAAAAAATGGCGAAGGACGCATAA